Within Vicia villosa cultivar HV-30 ecotype Madison, WI linkage group LG1, Vvil1.0, whole genome shotgun sequence, the genomic segment GGCGTATCGGTCTCTTGCGGAACCTTTTGTTAGAATTACCACTCTCCATGCTAGTGGGGCTTTgttttctaaattattttttttctttttcttttctcacttgtaaaaagaaaaactcttttaatgttttaaaaattgactCCCACAAAAACAGATCAATGGTTGAACCATTGGACTCAGTTATTTGATTGGTTGGACCATGATTTCATGGAAGTATGATTTTCTGTTCTGTTTTAAAGCATTGCTTTCACATACTTTTATGCAAAGTATGAGGACACAAAACTcacattaattttttaaaaaagaatctTCCATGGAATCCACTTTATGGCCCTTAAATTAGTTCCCATGCGTTGGCCTATGTCCTTAACTAATAATTGATGTTCCAAGCATGCTTAAGATCcaccaatttttattttttgcaaataAAAATTACTATAAACATGTACGACCAGATCTCAAACTATTCCACACCCCAACATTAATCATGTGCAAACCATCTATGTTATATGTATGACACCCACCAATAAATGTTAGAAAAATATACTAAGGAATAACTCAATCTTAAAAATTATGTTGTCTGATATCTGATACGAAactcttaatatatatatatatatatatatatatatatatatatatatattcattcacATTTAAGATCGAACATCTGAAATgtgaaaataaatgataaaaatttaATAGTACATAATCCAATAGATCTTAAATCAAATTCTAATACTATAATAAAATTTTGGTTGAACCTAACTCATTCTATAAAATCAATTGATAAATCAGACTTATAAGTGTGAGGATTGTTCTCGGTTATAAGCTCATGGACTCTTAACACAATATATATAAACAAAGAACAACAATTAAAGGTTAATGTTACAAGCTTTGATGAatcaaacatcaacaattcaaGTCCCAttcatgaaaaagaaaaaaactagcataagaaaattaatcaagaaaatgaAATATTATGTACAATTTACTCATGAAGATGTTCATGCTTCATAGTTCATACTCacatcattaaaattaaaatcctaCTTTCCTAAACTGAAAACAAAAAACTCATCTCTACTAAATCTTTCATCTCTAACCAATCCTTCAAAAACACACAAAACCAGAAACAATCTCTCACTCACCATTCCACCATTGATGAACAAAAACACCATTCCTTCTAAGCCCATCATAAACATCCACACATCTCTCACCATTTTCACTCTCTTCACAGCCAAGAAACATCTCATCAACAAAACACATAACTCCATTCTCATATATATCAGAAAGAAACTTCATCTCAGCTTTCCCCGCATTCATCTTAACCACAACAAAATCAGCATTCTTCACAGTTTCTCTAAACCAATCAACCAAATCAAACTCTTCCATCTCCATATATTCATCCACATCAATAGCCTCCCCTTCGTCGCTAAAATTTTCATTCAATCCTGGATGATAAACAAACGTAACACGCGGTTCTTTCACGTGCGATAACATTACAGACGCGTTGTAATGAACAAAGTAAATATTGAAATGTTTCTTATCAATTGGATAAGATTCCGGAAACCAATCATTAACCTCACTTTCACCGGTTTCACCAATATTAACATAAACCAGATTCTTCTTATATGTAGAAACATTCACAAACTCAGGCAAATAAGTGATTTTCTTCTCATATGTTCTTTCCTTGACAATAGGCTCCATTAGATTCATAAATTTCTTAGCAAAGTTAACACTTCTACAATCTTCGTGATAGAATAAAGATCTTCTGGTTTCactttctgattctgattctgattctgagtttTTCTTGAAAACAATAAGGCTGTGATTACTGACAACTCCAACATGAACTATAGACGAAAACCGCAACAACGAAGAAACCGGTGAAGCGGTTCTTATCATGTTAATATTGTTAATGTTATGAATGGAATAAACATTCTCACTCTCACTCTCGCTATCAAAATCCAAAAGCAAAACACCGATTCCGTTCGGTTTAAGAATCCGTTCGACTTCAAGAACAAGCAATGCCGGGACAGTTACTTTACCTAAATCATCGGACAAAACAAACCCGAATGAATCGTCGCGATACCGATCAAGTGAATAAACGAAATTCTTTTTATTGAATGAGAAAAAGCTATGGTTAATCACATTGGAGAAACCGAGTTTCTGCAAAGTGGAAACAGCTATATTTGAAGCTTCACCAATACAAAGAGTTTCAACAGTATGATTCATGAGTCTTTGTTGAGACTTCAACTCTTTGACTACGTTTGAAAACAGGTTGATTTCTTTTTTGCAGTTTGATGAGTCGAAGGAACCCCAGAAGTTGTTTATGATTCTGCTTTGGAACAAATAAGAGCCTGGTGATAGAGTGGTGTTTGAGTCTTCGAGTTCTATGAGGCAATCGTGATCGTAGGTTTTGGGGACTAAGTCCATGGTGGGTAGAGAGTGGAGGAGTGAAACGATGGAGATGGCAGTAGCAAGAAGTAGTGCTCGGAAGAAAACAGTTCTTAGTATTGTTGAGCCAAAAGGGTTATGGAATCTGGTGGAGGGTTTGGAGTTGGAATTGGGATCCATGGAAACTGATATTGAAGTGTTATTGAAAGGAGGGTGTTGTTTAAGGTTTATATAGGGAGAGACATAAGATAAGGTTGCGACAGAATTAGAAAATAGAGGAAATTGAAACTTAGGATAAGTGAAATATGAATTTGAAATAGTAACAAGAGAGAGATTTAAGTGGTGAGTTTGTTAGGATTTGGATGGAGATAGTGATGGAGTCAGAGATTGAGGCTTAAGAGGGAAAACAAAGGTTGAGGTTTGGGGTAAATTAGGTTTACGTGGCATCATCTAGAAGTTCCTTGTTGATGTTGATGTTCAACTCAACTACTTTCTAAAATGTAGTAgctcaaaatttatatatatctAGAATAGAATTGTTTGCTATCCATTAAGAAAGTTGCAtccaaatatgaaaaaaaaatttaaataaccacgtttaataaaaaaattaccaaaaaaatcatgttttcgaggtatttaccaaactgtctagatTTAGGACACCAAATAATTGGATGCGCCAAACCAAATGGCGCATACATGTGTTTCTATGTCTGTCCCAAGATTTCAAATTGAACGTAAAAGACAGACGCTCACTAATCTAGGTCTGTCACAAGATTCCAAATTGAACGTAAAAGACAGACGCACACTGATCTAGGCCTGTCACAAGATGCCAACAaaagattattattatatatatatatatataataaacgaCAACTAAGTAATATTATCTATTTTCTAGTAATTAttcaattataaaatgtattttaaaatatgtttgtCCCAAGATTTCAAATTGAACGTAaaagacagacgcacgctgatctaggtctgtcacAAGATGCCAAcatgacgagactagacagacgcacTCTGATCTATGTCTGTCCCAAGATTCCAAATTGAACGTAAAAGACAGACACACACTGATATAGGTCTGTCACAAGATGCCAACAAAAGATTattattacatatatatatatatatatatatatatatatatatatatatatatatatatatatatatatatatatatatatatatatatatatatatatatatatatatatatatatatatatatataacgacaACTAAGTAATATTATCTATTTTCTAGTAATTAttcaattataaaatgtattttaaaatatgtcTGTTTGCTTAATTAATGTTCAGACAACcacaactaacacaacaaccacattaattttaattaaatgatcCGGCGTTTGCAACACAAAACAACCGGTAGAACACGATATTAcattgcaaaaaagaaaataacatagAACAACTGGTAGTACAGGAAATCACAttgcaacaaataaaacaacacttaatctaaactactcaagtatcactgcaagaacaagtgtattttcaacgcctcggttaacttctccactatgtgtccaaaacattagatccacgtccacatcgtctttcacacgatcccaataatacatgtatgtGCCTTCTgggttattatccgtcaacgtaatgtatggacaacgataatctatctgtttaactttcCTGGTTGGACCATCCAGTTGACGAAACccggtgttgatggctctaacaattctcttgaAATCCCAATGAGGGTTCAGGCAaacccgcatgtgactaccttcctcaaaaaagaCTACAACCCAAACTGaattcatttttaagtgtttgcagcaagaagaaaaaaagagttaatacttcaactccacacacacacctctatttatagaagagcAGACCATTTGTGGCAACTTTTTTTTAGCGGGTAAATATGGCgggaattttttttgttaattattaataacttaaatactcATTGGCAACTTTGTAacgataaaatatcatttcattgaaatatgcTAAGAGCATTTGATTGAACTGTACAGAAGTTAcagaaatgataaagaaactgcgGCATCTAGGATATTACAAAGGTTAAAataatgtcttctctgtcctccatcatccgagtgcattggatgtcgtcttccataatctcccaccaacgctgtctttcaagaaaaacactaccccttgttctaagcctcttgatagatctgatttctTCGCCGGGACTGTACTCCCCGTCCAAAAACCTCAGGATGGTTCTCTTAAGTTGGTCCAtggaatggatattccaaaacataacctgcatgggaggtttgacgggagagaaaatGACGTACCCGTTCCTTCGATGATAGTCCGGTTGATGGTCGAACCGCctcacaggtggtggaggctcagagctccggtgcgtgctatctggccttattcgagatctcattttttccGTGTGTGTAGTCTTATacacacaagaaaccctaatttatagagggacggACGCCTTGCTTAAGGTCTATAGCACAATTAGGGTTTCCTCTACAAGAAAaaacgtaaaccctaattttcaaaaaaaaaggtttgtactaatgcgccaaatggaatggcgcatatgTACATTTTATTAACTggaatgcgccaaatggaatggcgcattagttgaaattttgaaaaaaaatgccatttcatttggcgcatatgaATGATACCTGTGGtccccacatggtccccacctgTTAACGTCTTAATAATTGCAGTCTTTCGCATGCGTCTGAAACGATTCCTGCAACCTCGCATGCGTCTGAAACGATTCCTGAAACGATTCTTGATAAgattcctgaaacgattcctCCTAATACTGCATGCATGCAACCCTAGCTGGCACCTAGTTCTGCTCTGCATGCATGTCACCATGTCCTGTCACCGAAAGTTATGTTGCATGCATGCCAACCACTTCTGCACAAGCAACACCTAGCAACTATGAATGTGTTGACTTGTCCAGCATGCAGATTGTTACTGTTTTTGCCTCATCAGTATATATACTACTTAGGCCTCTGCAGATTTCTCACCACTTTCACTCATCTACTCTCACAATAATCATTTTGCTTTCAAATTCCAAATTTCCAGTGTTCAACCATGTCTCTCTTAACAATGGGTGATACGCACCGAGGAACCCTTGAGAACATCGCAGCCTATGTAAGTATTTTACTATTATGTTAATAACATGCACCTGTCTGTGATGAAATAACCGAATACTTATGcatacataattattttcagGACGCTAACCGTTTCCGGACTCGTAGTCACTCGATCATCGCTCCGGACGACCACATAAGACCCTACTTGGACGTTGCTGGTTTCGGACCGATTAGCACCATCGTTGAGTCTTCTATTGATCACAAATTTGTTCTGGCGTTGGTAGAACGCTGGAGGCCGGAGACACACACTTTTCATgttccaacaggggagtgcaccatcaccctgGAGGATGTTCATATGTTACTAGGCCTTCCAGTTGACGGGAAGGCAATTAATGGTTGTGTAATGCAGGCAAATTCCTATGCTTTCAGGCATTGGGCATAGACTTGATAGAGGGACAAGTTGGAGCTAGGGGACAGGGTGTTAACCTTAAGAGGTTAAGGGTTTATTATGATAATTTTCGGTTGgatgatgcgtctccccaagagaccatacttcAGAAAACCAGGTGCTACCTACTCTTGCTAATTGGAAACATTTTGTTTCCAGATAGTACTGGTAACActgttaattttatgtatcttcgtttatTAATGGATTTTACTAGAGTTGGTCTATATAGCTGGGGGTCTGCAGTGCTGGCTACGGTGTACCTATCCCTGTGCAagaactcaaaatatgattcttgcacattctatggatgcgctctgttggtgcaggtgtgggggtggtggaggatgcccataaTGGCCCCAATTAACAATGGCAGTTGGACCTTTCCGTATGCACTGAGGTAAGTTTTTAATATACCATATTTTTCATGCACAATTAGTGGATTATGATCTACTCTACTCTAACTAAATCATTTAATTTGCGTTTTAGATTTTgcgtgaaaaaaatggacttcacaaaaaatccgcggtcaaatatcacaatgtacgGCCAGCTGATTGATCACCTAGGACCCCATCAAGTATTATCTCTAATCTTTTGctcttttatatatgtattttttataaatacttgcccgaaataatgtataactcttatgcatgcagtttataTGGAGACCGTATCTCAATTGCGACCATGAGCCTAGAGCTGCAGATGCAGAAATTTGGACTACAAGATGTTGCCTGATCCGGTACAACATCATCGAAATGCATCATAGAGATCGGGTCATGCTACAGTTCAGAATGCGTTAACGTATACCCGATCCtccagttgacttgggagtgtggcacctcagACGAGTCAACCATCAGTGGACtcaccaaaactggaaggatttCGCACCCGATCaccgccagatgtggaaggaccgtcgccaATATGTCCTCAACTTCCCCGTCAGTGATCATGAGATGAAACCGTCCGCCGAGTACATGAGTTGTTATCGTACGGTTACAACCCCTAACTTGTTTATTGCAGATCCGTTCTACTTAATAATAGACCCCCGTGCTCACAACTACATCCTACCCGAACAACAACctgaagaggaacaacaacaacaacaacaacaacaacaacggcaacaacaacagcaacaacaatggcaacaactacaacaacgacAACTGCAGCAGCAACAACTACTATGAGAACTAGAACAAAATCAGTACACCGACCAACAACAAAATCTGTTCTCCACTCCGTCCCGTTCTGCCCGCAACTACCGGCAACCAAATCTATTCCAATCACAGTCTCAACCTTTTCAAGAAGCTGAAGACCAACACCATTCCGCTAGCCAGTATCGGACCCAATCACAACCATTTGGGTTTTCAGCGTTTGCAGGGTCCGCCAGGTTGTTCGGCCAAAACCTTATGCCCGGCTCGTCAAGCCTACATCTAAGTCCCGACAATGGTCCTCAAAATGAACCCTCTCACCGTGGCACCCCTTCTGGCTATGCAACACCGTCGAACCAATTTGGCTTTaatcaaggtagttctagtgctgaTGGGTGCTACGAACCTGAAGTCGTTCCCCTGCCCACTCAACCACCACGACTTAACACTTATGAGGggatgggtaaccgactttacaacaACCGTTTTCTAGAAAATTATGGTGGCTtggacgaattcatagacagcgacccACAAAACAACCCACTTCCAGGCCCAGTGACACAGACCCATCAAGAAGCACGAAGGGGTAGGGGTGGTGCTAGGCTTCGCGGCGGCatcaacgatcgcggtaaacgtGTGATAACAAGACCGTCGTGCGGAACagatggctatcttggtgatggacgccATTAAGCATTTTGTTGTGTTTTCTTTAGCCAATTGTTGTCGATGTATcgtttctttaatcaattgtaaATGATGTTTCGTTTTCGATTATCAAATGCCAATTTACGTTTTgtgcattaaattataaaaactaaaaaaataatttgaaaaataatatatataagcactttaactaataaaaaaattgaaaaataaaataaaaaaatctaaccctaatgcgccaaatggtttggctattAGGGAAAAACCCTAagcctaatgcgccattccatttggcgcaaacactTCCAATTTTAGTgttagccaaatggtttggcgtatGCATCCAAATTCAGCACTTATGCGCCAAACCAAATGGCGCATCCACTTATCTGgtatcccaaacctagacagtttggtaaataccccgaaaacatagtttttttggtattttttttattaaacatggttatttaaatttttttttttccaaatacaAACAACTAGGGTGGATAATTAATATATctgatttatatattatttaaatatgtaaataatttttaggtttaattgTTACTTTGTTCCTTCTATTTAATTTGAAAAActactattttaattttcttttcaaattttctgtgcaattttcgtccccctattttgtttttctgcaaaattagttcctatttttgttattttttcagCAAAACACTCAAAAGGGGGACCAAgatcataattttaaaaatgaagagaccaaaataaaaaaagacaaaataggaagACCAAAGTTAtaattaaggttttttttttataaataggtcCGGAAATaactaacttaaaaaataaaGTGTTTTATTAGTAAAAcaagtaaaaataattaataaaaaaacattagctatattaattttattttgattaatttgtattttttattaataaaagaatattattattattatgtagaGGCTGGGTTATGATTCAAATTAGAGAAAAGTCATGTCATCAAAGTGAGTCATTAAAATAGTTAGAAAAAAGGACATGTGTCACTTAATCCATGAATTAAGGAAATATTCCCTTAACCTTCTATAAATTGGAGCATTGATTGAAAACAAAGgaaggaagaaaattgatgaagtctctctctctctctctctctctctctctctctctctctctctctctctctcttgtagAGTAATGATTAAGTCTAAGACTTAATCTTCTTCTATCTTTCTATTAGTTTCATAgtttatcatttatcatttaatttCTCTTGTTGTTGATACTTCTAAtttgatgaaagcaccaatgtaaGGGTTTATCATTTTTCACACCAAGAACAAATCACAGCTACACCATACATAAATGACGAGTTGATTGTTTCAGAAGCTTTAAGATAAACCTTTCTAGTTGTTGATACTTCTAATTTGAGTAGTGAACCAGGGATTAAACCATTGATTTCAGTTTTTTATGGAGCTCCCATAATCAAAGGTTTTATTACTTCCACCGTCATACACGATTGTTATAGCAAGCTGAAGACAACAATCGATGGGGATATCAAGCGACCAGGGTCCTCACCGGTGTTCATCTTAGGGTATTTCAATATCGTTGTCGCACTTACCTTGCCTACGATTCTTCTATCAGATCCACCAGACTTAGTGTCCATTCCGCTGCCGCCGCTCGCCCCACCATGGCTACATCGCTCAGTTTACCCAAGACCACTTAACTCCCCACCGTCATCAAAGGTAACCAACCTTCCTCACTATTTCCAATTTGAACAGAAGATTTTATATGGAATTCAATCTCACAGTACACCCACAATTGATAGTCGAATTCCTAGTGTTTATGTGCTAACATGTTCATTATCTACTAATACCAACATTGTGTCTTCACAGGAAGCCCATAacatgtttgttaaaatgccCCTCATAGTTGATTTCTCTTGTGACACTTTTACAAGTATGTTCAGTATGATGCAAATCCCTGCATCTTTTCGACAAGTTGATATGGACACCTCTGACTATACTGCAAGTTCTGTTATGTTTCATAATTATCAAGATTGCAGTAATTGTTACCCATCTAGTGGACTTCTGCTCAAGTAATTGTTACCCATCTAGCGAACTTCTGCTCAAGTTTGGTTTAATTAACAATGTTGGATCATCCTCAATTCTATATGATTTATATTCTACCTATGCATGCATTTTTTCGTGGTATGACTCCCAATCGTAATTTGAGTTGTTATGATATTGTGAGTCTTTTCTATTGTTGCCACATTGAGCTCCTACTAGTATTATCCCTAGCTCATGTCCAATCCAAACATAAGGGTTGGAATTTGTTGTCACTTCTGGTTGTTGAAAGAATTAGGGCTTTGTGCATAATTGCATTATTAATTGGATTTTGGATTGTGAGGCCATGGCACTTCAACATAGTTTTGATGATTCCAGTGGTAATCACAATGCTTATTCAAGCTATAAGCACATGGACTTGGACATCTtttaaaatgccaaaatttcatGGTATCCTCATCCACAGATTGAAGGAGAAAACGAGTTTCAAATATTTGCTCTAAACAAGTTTGAAGAGAAAAATGAGAGCATCTGGTGagagaagtttttctaaattaaaattattaaaatcttatttgagatctactatgtcacaagatagattaaatagacttgcgttgatttcaattgaaaataattttttgaaaaccttgattataaacaaattattaatgattttgcaacaaaaaatgctaagaaagaagaagaagaagtctttttatagtggtttatgttttgatgtagtataaacattgaagaagaagaagaagaagaagaagaagaaatctttttatagtggtttatgttttgatgtagtataaacattgatttaaagatccatacttgtattctttttgcataatgtcaaatgaaaatgtgttttttatccaattatttctttaatccttatgtatttattgtttaaCAAAAATAAAGGGCACTACTTTTTTAATTCGTCCAAAGCCTCGAAATTCAAAGGAACGACCCTGATAACGGTGCTATATGCATCTTAAGTCTATACatttaattttgaagaaaaataattttttatgtaaaataaattaacaatgcattttgttgttcatttgtCTTTTAT encodes:
- the LOC131658704 gene encoding uncharacterized protein LOC131658704; this encodes MDLVPKTYDHDCLIELEDSNTTLSPGSYLFQSRIINNFWGSFDSSNCKKEINLFSNVVKELKSQQRLMNHTVETLCIGEASNIAVSTLQKLGFSNVINHSFFSFNKKNFVYSLDRYRDDSFGFVLSDDLGKVTVPALLVLEVERILKPNGIGVLLLDFDSESESENVYSIHNINNINMIRTASPVSSLLRFSSIVHVGVVSNHSLIVFKKNSESESESESETRRSLFYHEDCRSVNFAKKFMNLMEPIVKERTYEKKITYLPEFVNVSTYKKNLVYVNIGETGESEVNDWFPESYPIDKKHFNIYFVHYNASVMLSHVKEPRVTFVYHPGLNENFSDEGEAIDVDEYMEMEEFDLVDWFRETVKNADFVVVKMNAGKAEMKFLSDIYENGVMCFVDEMFLGCEESENGERCVDVYDGLRRNGVFVHQWWNGE